The Alphaproteobacteria bacterium genomic interval CGCGACATCATGCGCAAGGACAAGGGGCTGAACGGCGACCTCGACCGCCTGCCGCTGCTCACTTGGATCATGTTTCTGAAGTTTCTTGATGACCTGGAGCAGCAGCGCGAGGACGAGGCAAAGCTCGGTAGCAAGAAGTTCCGCGCCGCCATCGAGCCGCCTTACCGCTGGCGCGACTGGGCCGCGAATTCGCAAGGTGTTACCGGAGACGAGCTTTTGGCCTTCATCAATCAGGACGAAACCAAACTGCCGAACGGCAAGCGTGGCCCGGGCCTGTTCGCTTACCTGCGCTCGCTGTCAAGCTCGAACGGCGATAACCGGCGCGATGTGATCGCCACCGTGTTTCGCGGCGTCGATAATCGCATGAAAAGCGGCTATCTCCTGCGCGATGTCGTCAACAAGATAGGTGCCATTCATTTCACGTCGTCGGACGAGCTTCATACGCTCGGCGCGCTCTATGAATCCATGCTGCGCGAGATGCGCGACGCGGCGGGTGATTCCGGCGAATTTTACACGCCGCGCCCTGTCGTTCGCTTCATGGTCGAGGTCTTGGACCCGCAGCTTGGCGAGACGGTGCTCGACCCGGCGAGCGGCACAGGTGGCTTTCTTGTCGAATCCTTCAATCATCTCTCGAAGCAAGTGAAGACGGTCGCGGACCGCAAGCGCTTGCAGAATGAGAGCCTGTTAGGTTGTGAGCCGAAATCGCTGCCGTATTTGCTATGCCAGATGAATCTGTTGTTGCACGGGCTGGACGCGCCGCAGATTGACCCCAACAATGCGCTGCGCTTCAAATTGTCAGAGATCGGCGAGAAGCAGCGGGTTGAGGTTATCCTCACCAACCCGCCTTTCGGCGGCGAGGAAGAGAAGGGCATTCAGGGGAATTTCCCTGAGGACCGGCAGACTTCGGAAACGGCACTCCTGTTCCTGCAACTCATCATGCGCAAGCTGCATCGGCAGCCGACCGCCTCTGACAGGCCCGCGCGCGCGGCGGTCGTTGTGCCGAACGGTACGCTGTTCGGCGATGGCGTTTGCGCCCGCATCAAGGAAGAGCTTCTCAAGGAGTTTAATCTTCACACCATCGTTCGCTTGCCCAATGGGGTATTCGCGCCTTACACCGGCATCCCAACAAATATTTTGTTTTTCGACCGATCCCATCCCACAAAGGATGTTTGGTATTACGAGCACCCGCTGCCGGAGGGGCGTAAGAACTACACCAAGACGCAGCCCATCCAGTTCGACGAGTTCAAGCCCTGTCTCGCATGGTGGAAGAAGCGTAAGGAAAACGGGTGGGCATGGAAAGTGCCCGCAAAAGAGCTTCTTGCCAACGGCTGCAATCTCGACCGCAAGAACCCCAACGGCAAGCCGGACTTTGAGCACATGCCGCCGGAGCAATTGGCCGACGACATCCTGCAAAAGGAATTGCGGATCATTGAGTTAATGAAGGAGATCAAAGCGGCGCTTGGGGAGCGGGTATGAATGCGTATCCGACCGCTGCTCTTGGCGAAGTTGTCAGGCACCGTAAAGAGTTTATTCAGATTGACGATCTGACGGCATACAGGCGTCCACGCGTACAACTACACGCTCAGGGAATTGTCCTTCGCGATGAGGTGCCGGGGGCGCTTATTAAAACAAAAAAGCAGCAGGTTATCCGTGCAGGAGAATTCCTCGTTGCGGAAATTGATGCGAAGGTTGGCGGTTTCGGAATAGTGCCGGAGCATCTAAACGGAGCGATTGTCAGCAGTCACTATTTCCTTTTTCAGAATGATCCGCTCCATCTCGACGAAAAATTCCTTGGGTGGTTCATAAAAACCCCGGCGTTCCGGCAGCAGGTAGAAGCGCAGGGCTCAACAAACTACGCGGCGATCCGACCAGCTGACGTTCTTGGCTATACAATCCCACTGCCACCACTCGACGAACAGCACCGCATCGTGGCGCGGATTGAAGAAATATCGACCAAAGTCTCAGAGGCATGCACCGTGCGCCAGAGTTCCACACAGGAGCTTGATGCGTTGCAGAACGCGGAATCGAGGCAAATTTTTCAAAGCATTTCGGTGCAGTCCGTGGCGCTAGAAAATGCCTGCCTTGTCATAGTTGATAATCTGCACACTAACCCTCGATATAGCGAAGGAGGCACGATTCCCTGTATCCGCTCACCGGATGTGGGTTATGGAACATTGGACCTTGAGCGCGCTCGGAAGACCGACCATGCGGAGTATGAGCGGCGACCGTAGTAGTGCTGGGCTTTATCGATCAGTTGTTTTGGAATTGTCACTTTTGCTGTTACCGCGGATATGACGTCTGCTCTGTTTTTGAAAAGCTTTGCGATCGCTGCTGGGCTACCGTTACGAAAACAAACTGGATGAAGAAAATGA includes:
- a CDS encoding N-6 DNA methylase; its protein translation is MTTAQALGSLIKSARDIMRKDKGLNGDLDRLPLLTWIMFLKFLDDLEQQREDEAKLGSKKFRAAIEPPYRWRDWAANSQGVTGDELLAFINQDETKLPNGKRGPGLFAYLRSLSSSNGDNRRDVIATVFRGVDNRMKSGYLLRDVVNKIGAIHFTSSDELHTLGALYESMLREMRDAAGDSGEFYTPRPVVRFMVEVLDPQLGETVLDPASGTGGFLVESFNHLSKQVKTVADRKRLQNESLLGCEPKSLPYLLCQMNLLLHGLDAPQIDPNNALRFKLSEIGEKQRVEVILTNPPFGGEEEKGIQGNFPEDRQTSETALLFLQLIMRKLHRQPTASDRPARAAVVVPNGTLFGDGVCARIKEELLKEFNLHTIVRLPNGVFAPYTGIPTNILFFDRSHPTKDVWYYEHPLPEGRKNYTKTQPIQFDEFKPCLAWWKKRKENGWAWKVPAKELLANGCNLDRKNPNGKPDFEHMPPEQLADDILQKELRIIELMKEIKAALGERV